A region of the Myxococcus stipitatus DSM 14675 genome:
GCCACCTCGGCCATCAGCTCCACGCCGAAGGTGCCAGGGAGCACCGCGACGTCGTTGACCCGGTGCTCGCGCAGGTAGCGGTCCGTCTCGAGGCTCAGCTCCCGCACCGCCGTCAGCGTGTCCTCCGTGCGCTCCACCACCGCCCCCACCATGGGGAAGGAGGCGGGAGTCAGCGCCGCGTCGTCTCCGCGCCGGACGTACTCCTCCACCACCACGTGGTAGTTGGTGCCACCCATGCCGAACGCGCTGAGGCCAGCCCTGCGAGGGCCTCCTCCAGCGGGCGCGGCCCAGGGCTTCGCCTCCGTGATGACCTCGAATGGCAGGGTGTCCCAGGCGAGGTCCGGGTTCGGGCGCTCGAAGTTGATCTGCGGGGGAAGCACGCGGTGCTCCAGGCTCTTCAAGACCTTGATGAGGTTGATGACACCGGCCGCCGAGTGCAGGTGACCAATCATCGACTTCACCGAGCCGATCCCCACCGAGCGCGGCGCGAGCCCGCGCATGACCTGCGAGTAGGTGGAGATCTCCGTGAAGTCCCCCACGGGCGTCGCGGTGCCATGGCACTCGATGTACTGGATGGACGTGGGCGCGACGTCCGCGCGCTCCATCGCGCGACGGACCGCCAGCTCCTGTCCCACGGGGTTCGGCGCGAGCAGCGACTTGCCCTTTCCATCGCTCGACGACCCGACGCCCTTGATGACGCCCAGGATGGTGTCGCCATCGCGCTCCGCGTCCTTCAATCGCTTGAGCACCACCACCCCCGCGCCCTCGCCCGGGATGAACCCGGAGGCGTCCGCGTCGAAGGGACGGCTCCCCGAGCCGCTCACCCCTCGGAACGTGCAGTTGATGGCATACAGGTCGGGCTCCAGGTCCGAGAAGGCGCCACCCGCCAGCACCACGTCCGAGAGCCCCAGCTGGAGATTCTCCACGCCCGATTCGATGGCCGCGAGCGACGAAGCACAGGTGCTCTCGAAGATGCCCGTGGCGCCCTTGAAGCCATACACATGGGCGATGAGCGTGGCCTCCGAGCTGCCCGCGTAGCCCGCATGGGTATAGGGCGTCATCGGCGCCATGCGTGCCTTGAAGTTCCCCTCGGCCGCGCGGGCGACCTGGTCGGCCGTTTCAGGCGCCAACCCGTGCTCCTGGAGCACCCTCCGGAAGAGCGTGTCCATCTCGACGTAGCTGATGCGCAGCTCGACCTGCCGCTCGCGCAGGCGCCCGGGCATGTCCGCCATGAAGACGGACGTCCGCAGTGGAGCCTTCTGCGGCGCGGTCGTCTTGCGCAGCGCCTCCGCCGCGGCCGTCAGTGCGAAGAGGTGCGAGCGGTCCAGCTGGGCCGCCAGGGTCGGCGGAATGAGGAAGGACTTCTCATCGAACTGGAAGCCCTCGATGAACCCTCCGAGCGGGCAGTAGATCTTCCCCATCTCCCCCTCGGGGCCGAGGTACCGGTCGATGTCGAAGCGGTCCTTCGGCACCCGGACGATGTGGTTCTTCTTCGCCAGCACGTTCTCGTAGAACGTGTCGCTGTCCATCGCGCCAGGGGCGAGGACGCCGTAGGACACGACCGCGACGGGCTCTCGCTTCGGCGCGGGCCCCAGCGTCGCGACCAGCCGCGCGTGGTACTCCGGGACGAACTCCTCCAGCGTGAGGTGGTAGGCCTGTCCTCCCATCGCCAGGGAGTTCACCCCCGCGCGGCGCGGGGTTCCGTCCGCGGGGGCCTTCCACTGCGCGGGCTCGGCGAGGAGCTGGAAGGGGGAGCCTTGCGCACGCAGCTCCTCACGCGGCTGACGCACATGCCCTTGCGCAGGGAGCGTCTGGTGCTTCAAGGCCATCAGCGTGCGCACGAGCCCCGGCATCGTCGACGCCGACAGCAGATAGCCGACCATGTTCTTCGTCGAGCCGATGGTCAGGCTCCGAGGCGCATGGCTCGCGAACACCTTCTGCATCGCCGTGATCTCGGACGCCTCGAGGAACTCCACCCCGTTGGCGTGGCACTCCAGGTACTGCACCGTCTCGGGGGAGTACCCTGCGAGCTCGTACGCGCGCTGCGCCGCCCGGACCTGCGCATCCAGCGGCGGGCTGATCAACGCGCCTCGACGCCCGTCGTTCGCGCCGCTGATGCCTCGGATGACGCCGAGGATGGAGTCTCCCTGCTTCAGCGCGTCCTCCAAGCGCCGCAGCACGAAGAAGCCCGTGCCCTCTCCCAGGAGCGTCCCGTCCGCGTCGGCATCGAAGGGACGCGGTTGGGCATCGCGCGTCAGCAGCCGCATCCGCTCGAAGGTGACGAAGGGCGCGGGCGTCAGATAGGGGCTGGTGCCGCCCACCAGCGCGACGTCGTAGTCCCCCAGCGTGAGCCCGTTGACCGCGCACTCCAGCGCGGACAGCACGGAGGAGCACGCCGAGTTCACGACGAAGTGCGGCCCCTTCAAGTCGAACAAGGAGCAGGCCCGGCCCAGCGACAGGCTCATGCCGGAGACGTTGCCTCGGGTGAACTCGCGATGGCAGACCTCGTGGAACGCGCGCTCCGCGGCCTCCAGGATGCGACGCCGCGCCTCCTCCGGGAGCCCCGAGCCCTCCACCGCCGCCTCGACCGCCGCCGTCAGCTTGGGCCGGTGCCAGAGGAAGGGGTGGATGACACGCGGGTCGTAGCCCATCTCCGAGCCCCCCATGATGACGGCGGTGCGCTCACGGGGAAACGGCCGCTCCAGCAGGCGCGCGTCCGCGAGGGCCCGGCGAATCGCCTCCACCGTGTACAGCTCACAGCGGTGGAGCTCGTCGAGCATCTTCGGCCCGACCTTGTACTCACGCCAGGGCAGCTCCAGCTCGTTGAAGAACGACGCCCGCCACACCTCGCCCTTCTCCGTGTCGGAGGAGTCCTTGCTGTAGAAGCTCTCCCACCGGAACCGCGACGAAGGCACCTGCGCGAACCGAGGCGTCCCTTCCGTGATGTAGCGCCAGAGCTGCTCTGGCGTTTCGGCGCCCGCCACCAGGCATGAAGCGCCGATGATGGCGATGGGCGTGGACGTTCGGGTCGCTGACTGGGTTTCCGTCGTCATCTCACATGCTCTTCATGAAAAGTGCTTCCAGGCCGGAGCGCTCAGGCGCGCTCGGCGGATGGCAGCAACCGGTGAACGTCACTGAAGGCCCACAAGCGCTGGAAGCGCTCGACCTCGCTCGCGCCAGCGGGATGCCGGGCATGCACCACCTGCTCGGAGATGCCGGGCATGGACTCGAGACATGCGGCCAGCGCCTCGCCGGAGCCCGCCTCGAGGAACACGCGCACGCCGTCTTCGTACAGGCGGCGCACATGCTGCTGGAACCGCGTGGGCTGCGCGTCCAGCAAGGCCAGGTGGCGCGCGAGGAAGCCCTCCTGGAGTGAGGTCTCGTAGTAGCGGCCATGCACCGCGGACAGGACCGCCACCTCCGGCGCGCCCCAGGCAAGACGCACCAGTCCCTCCCGGAGGATCCGCAGCGCGCTCGCGCTGGGAATCGGGGGGACCGGGCCCATGCGCGGCTCTCCCCGAGACCGCAAGGACAACGCATGCACCGCGTCCTTCAGCGTGAGCATTCCACTCGCGACGAGCGCGCTGTACTCCCCTGTCCCCTCTCCCAACAGGATGTCGACGCGAAGCCCGCGTGCACGCATCAGCCGGAAGTACGCGACGCCGGACACGACCTCGGCCACGTCGCGCTCGAGGCCGTCGCGCGGGTCGGTGACTTCCTCGAAGGCCGACGACGCCTCTTGGAGCGTGTCTCGAACCTCGGGATAGCGCGCCGCGAGCGGCTGGAGATCGTCCGCCGACGACACGCCTCGACTCGGGAAGACCCAGGCCACCTTCTGCTCATGCAGCCGACGCGAGTCCCGGGCGTCGTAGAAGAAGAGACCTTGCTCTCGCAGCACCGACTCGGAGGCTCCGGCCAACGCATCCCGCGCACGCGCCAACGCCCGCTGGGCCGCCACTCCCGACGGCAGCGCCACGGCGAAGCGGCACGGCGCCCGCCCGTCCTCGGGAGACCTTGGCGCGCGTCGGCGCTCACGCAGGAGGTGCTCGACCTTCGAGAGCACCTCCCCTCTCGCCGTCCCGTGCAGGCTCAGCACGGAGGCCGCCGGCACATGCTCCTCCACGACCGCGTGGAAGCTGGTGCCCCCCAAGCCCAGGGACGTCACGCCCGCGCGGCGGACCCCGTGCTCCTGGGGCTCCCAGCGCTCGGGCACGGTGGGCACCCGGAATGGCAGTTCCTGCCAGGGGATGGCCGGGTTGGGCGTCGCGAAGGTCGCATTGGGAGGCACCTTCCCGTGGTGCAGGGCCAGCGCGACCTTGAGCAGCGACGCGGCCCCCGCTCCGGAGTTCAGGTGCCCCAGGTTCGACTTGATGGAGCCGAGGAGGACCTGCCTTCCCTCTCGGCGGCGACCGAAGACCGCACGGTACGTCTCCACCTCGACGGGGTCTCCCACCGGGGTTCCCGTGCCGTGCCCCTCCAGGTACTGGATGTCCTCCGGCGAGACGCCCGCCTTCGCCACGGCCCCGCGCACCGCCTGGGCCTGCCCCTCCGAGGACGGCGCCCAGATGGACGCGCTCTTCGGGTCCGTCGCGCCAGCAACCGCGCGAATCACCGCGTAGATGCGGTCGCCCGCCGCCTCCGCATCCGAGAGGCGCTTGAGCGCGAGCATCGCCGCGCCTTCGCTCGTCACATACCCATCCGCCCGCGCATCGAAGGGAAAGGAGCCGTTCTGCGACAGCCCGCCGAACGAGCACCACTGCGTCATCGCGTCCACGCCCAGCGTCGCGTACATGCCGCCCGCGAGCACCAGGTCACACTCGCGCGTGTGCAGAAAATTGGCGGCGATATCCACGGCCGCCAGGCTGGAGGCACACGCGGACTCCACCATCATCGCCGGCCCCTGGAAGTCCAGGTGATGGGCGACACGCGCCACCGCGAGGCTGCCCAGGTAGCCGGGCAGTGTCCGCGCGTCGATGGGAGGCAGCTCTCGCTTGTACTCCGCCTCCACCTCGTCGCGGATGCGCCGCGCCTCCCCTTCGCCGACGCCCCGCTTCCGCAGCTGCGCCGCGAGCCGTCCATCGAACTCCGCGTAGTACACCCGCGCCTGCGTCAGGAACTCCCGCTCCAGCGGCGGCATGTAGCCCATGACGATGCCGACGCGCCGCGGGTCCACGCTCCCCGGTGCATGCCCGGCGTCGTCCAGCGCCTGCAACGCGGAACGCATCGTCCAGCTCTGGCCCCGGTCTGTCTGTGCCGCGACCTCGGCGGGGACGCGGATGCGGTCCTGCGGCCAGCTCCCATCGACGACGTAGCCCGCGAGGTTGGTGTAGGGCCGGGCCTTGCTCTTGCGCGTCGGGTCCAGGTAGCGCGAGGTCTCCGCCCGCTCGGGAGGAATCGCGCCGATGGCGCTGCGCTTCTCCAGCAGGTTGTCCCAGAGCTGCTCGACATCCCTCGCGCCCGGAAAGATGCCTCCCAATCCGACGATGGCGATGGGCTCCGGAGGACGCGGTGGAGGCAAGGTGGCCGCGAGCCGCGTGTGCTCCGCCTTGGAGAACTCCTCGAGCGTCAGGTGATAGCTCAGCCCGCCCATCCCGAACGCGCTGACCGACGCCCGCCGAGCGCCCGCCGCCACCGCGGGCCAGGGCGTCAGCTCCGTCGAGCTGTGGAACGGCGCGGTGCGCAGGTCCTGGACCTCGGCGCTGTGTCTCGGCGGAAGCGACTTGTGGAACAGCGACAGCGAGGCCTTCAACAACGCCGCGGCTCCCGAGGCCGCCTGGAGGTGCCCCGTCAGCTCCTTCACCGCGCCCAACATCACGCGAGACGACGCCGCCTCTTCGCTCCAGAGCGCTCGCAAGCTCGCGAGCTCGGTCGCGTCCTCCTCGGGGATACCCGAGCCATGGCACTCCACGTACTGCACGTCCCGAGGCCCATAGCCCGCATGCGCATACGCCTCGCGCAGGGCCCGGAGCTGGCCTGTCGTGCGCGGAGACAGGAGCGAGGGGCTCGCACCCTCGGAGGCCGCGCCGATGCCTCGGATGACCGCGTAGACCTTCGCGCCCGAAGCCACCGCGTCCTCCAGGCGGCGCAGGACGAACACGCCGACCCCTTCCCCCAGGAGCGTGCCGCTCGAGCGGGAGTCGAACGGCGCCAGCACGGAGGACGTCCCCAGGACCCCGTGCTTGCTGAACGCGACCAGGTCATGCGGCGTCAGCAACTGGCTGCAACCCGCCGCCAGCACCACGTCACAGTCGCTGGAGTTGAGCTGCTGGCTCGCGCTCTGGATGGCCGCGAGCGAGGACGCATTCCCCGCGTCGACCGTGAAGTGCGCGCCGCGCAGGTCGAAAAGCTTGGCGACACGGCCCGCCCAGATGCTGCTGAACGAAGCGGTCGCCTCCGTCTCGCTCGTCCCCGTCAGCTCCGCTTGGAGCTGCGAGGTGAGCACCTCCGCCAGCTCCGCCGCCACTCCCGGGTGACGCGAGGCCAACGTCTCCGACAAGGACAGCGAGCGCAGCATGTCCACGAGCCGCGTGTGGACCCGGCATCCCGGGCGCAGGCCGCCTCCCGACGAGCCCAGCACCAGGCCGACCCGCTCCGGCGGCACGCCCACCATGGCCCCCCGAGCATCCTCGAGCGCCTGCGACGTGGCATCGATGAACGCAATCTGCACGCGATGCATGTCCCGCAGGACCTTGGGCGGGATGAGGTACTTCCAGGAGTCCAGCACCAGCTCGTCCACGAGTGCGCCGTGGCGGCACTGTGTGCGGTCGGGGGTGGCCGGCGCGGCGTCGTAGTACCAGTCCGGGCGGAACTCCCGCTCGTTCAGCACGCCCAGCGCGGAGCCGCCCTGCGTGACGCGTGACCAGAACGCCTCCACGCTGTTCGACTTGGGGAAGACACACCCCATGCCCACGATGGCCACCGGACGGAAGCGCACCGGACTCATGGGACCTCCCGCACGGTGAACCCGTGGAAGAGCGCCACCAAACGGCCATCCAGGTCCCACGAGACGACATGGAAGGTCAGCCGTCCTTCCCGCGCCTCCGTCATCCGCGCGAACACCTGGACCTCGCCGGAGGGAATCGAGTGCAGCTCCGCGGAGGCCAGCTCCAGCGGGAGGACGGTCCGCTCGCGCGCCAGCACGCCCAACGAGAAGCCGACGTGGAGGATGGCGTTGAGCAGCGACGCGGGCCACCCCGGCTCATCCGCGTCCAACCTCCACCCGCTCGCCGAGCCCCCTGGCGGCACGACGGTGGCGAGGAGCTGCCTGGGCGCCGGCTGCCGATATCGTCGGCCCGCGAGGAACGAGGGCCCGTGCTGAATCTCTCGCGGCAGCCGATACAGCTCCGCGTAGTCCGCCGCGCCGGTGAAGTCCAAGCACGGGAACCGCGCGGACTGCGCGACGCGTTCTCCCATGCGCACGTTCCCTCGCGCATGGGTCCTGTGGATGCGCGGGAAGCCCTCGCGAGGCGGGGCCATGCTCGAGGAGATGCCCACGGAGACGTGATGCGGGTCCGAGCACTCCGCCGCGACAGCGAACTCGAGGGCCCGTGTGTCCTTGAAGTGCGCCGCCTGGACGAAGCTCACATCCTGGACGCCAAGCACCTGGTGGTCCGGCAGCACGCGGTGCGCCGCCTGGGTCATCAAGCCCACCAGGTACGCGGCGGGAAACACCGGCTTGCTCTCCACGACATGGTCCAAGAGGTACGGGTCCGAGCGGAGGTCCACGCCGCGCTCGAAGCGCCAGCTCCCATCACACGCCACCACGTTCCCCAACGAGGGTCCGTTCCGCGTCATCGCGAGGCCTCCCTCAGCACGGACGGTCGCGACTCCACCCTCCACGGATGCGCCTCGCGGGCATCGTGCAGGACCGCCAGCGCATACCCCTGCCCCACCACGAGCAGTCCCGTGACACCCGCCTCCTGGGCGCCAGGCACCTTCAACTGGACGAGCCTGACGAACGCATCGGGCCCATCCGTCAACGGCGCCAGGTGCACCTGCCGGTCGCGCGTCACCGTCCAGCCGTCGAAGGTCACCTGCTGGAGCGCGGCGCGCAGCCCGTGCCCCGAGCACTTCACCAGCGCTTCCTTGAGACACCACCCCAGGCTCGACACCTCATCGAGCGTCCGTCCCTCTACCCGGGCCTGCTGCTCGAGCCACGCCCGCTCCACGTCGGTGAAGGCCTCCTCCTGGAACGCGGCGGACCGGGGCGCCACACGCTCCAGGTCCACCCCCACACGTCCGCTGCTCGCCACCACCGCGAGCGCGAGCCCATGCGAATGGGAGATCGACACATCGCAGGACGGCACCCCCGCCGGGAGCTGCGCCACGGGGCGCCCTTCTTGCGGCCCCGCCATCATCTGGGTGAGCCCCAGCTCGCGGGCCTCCAGGAAGTACCCTTGCCCCCGCAGATGGGAGAGCAGCGCGAGCTTCGCGGCGACGCGCCCGGCGAGATGGGCCAGCCTCCGCTCCAGCACGACATGCATTCCGCTCGCGGCGATCTCCGCGGGCGTCAGCACTCGCGAGATGGGGCCATCGGGCTGGATGGGCCAGGCTCGACGCACGGAGGACAACGGCACCACCGCCACGGTGACGCGCTGCCCTCCCGGCAGTCCGACCTTCACCACCTCCACGCTGAAGTCAGGGGGATTCACGGTGCTCTTCGAGGATGAGGTGGTAGTTGGTTCCGCCAAAGCCATACGCATTCACGGCCGCGCGCCGAGGTCCGTCTTCCGCTCGCCAGGGGCGCGCCTCTCGCGGGAAGACGAGCGGGCCCTCGCAGGCCACCAGGCGCGGGTTCAACGGGGCCTCGGTGAAGCTCGATGGGAAGATGCCGCGCTGGAGCGCGAACACCGTCCGGATGACGCCCGCCCCGGCTGACGCGATGTAGGAATGGCCGATCAGGGGCTTGAGCGCCCCGAGCGCCACGGGCTGCTCGGGCCGTCCGTAGACGCCCAGCAAGGCCTCCGCCTCCGGGAGGTCCCCCTCCAACATTCCACTGCCGTGGGCTTCGACGTACTGGATGTCCGTGGGCTCGACGCCGCCGTCCTGGAGCGCGCGCCGCATGGCCAGTTCCTGCCCTCGTGCCTGGCTCGCGAAGATGGACTTGCCGCGTCCATCCGTCGAGCCACCCACGCCCCGAATCACGGCGTGAATCCGGTCTCCGTCCTTCTTCGCGTCCGAGCGCCGCTTCAACACGAAGACGCCGCAGCCCTCTCCATGGACGAAGCCATCCGCGTCCGTGGTGAATGGCCGAGTCACGCCCTTCGACGAGATGGTCTCGACGAAGCACATGCTCACGCAGAACGGGGCCGTGATGCTCGACCACACGCCGCCCACCACCGCCACGTCCCAGCGCCCGTCACGCAGGCCCTGGACCGCCAGGCTCAGCGCCGCGAGCGTCGAGGCACACGCGGACTCCACCGTGAACGCGGGCCCTCGTGCATCCAGTGCGCGCGCCACACGAGTCGCGGGCGCACTGTTGAGGATCCCCGGAAGCGTATGGGCCGAGGCCGCGGGGGTCCCCGCCTGGAAGGACTGGCGTGCCTCCGCGATGAGGCGCTCCGCCGCGTCTCCCGAGAGCCCCACCCGGCCCAGCACCTGACGATAGAGGCTGGCGAGCTCGGGGAAGGCCAGCCGTGTCTCGACCTGGGTCTCCCGGTCGTTTCCCGGCGAGGTGGCCACGATGACCGCCGTGCGCTCCGACGGAAGCACGCGACGCTCCCCATAACCCGCGTCGTCCATCGCGGCCTTCGCGACCTCCAAGGTCCAGCGCTGCGACCTGTCCATCTCCGACACCGCGCTGGGCGGGAGTCCGAACTCCGGCGGGAGGACCGGCGCATCCGGCACCTGGCCCGCCTTGGGGGTGTAGACCCGGAAGAAGGCGTCCCGACCGCTCCCTCGCGCTCGTGTCGGGTCGTGGTAGAGCGACACGGGCCAGCGAGACTCGGGGATGTCCGTCACCGCGCCGCGGCCCTGGAGACTGTTCTCCCAGAGGGCCTCCGGCGTGGAGGCCCCTGGGTACTTGCAGGCGAACCCCACGATGGCGATGGGGTCCACCTCGGAGGCTCGCGGCGCGCGCTTCACGACGGAGGGCCGAGGCACCTCCGGCAGGTACTCCTCCAGCACCGCATGAGCCGCGGCGCCGCCGAAGCCCGCCGAATGGACCGCCGCGCATCGAGGCCCCCGCGAGGGCCAGTCCTTCCGCGCGC
Encoded here:
- a CDS encoding polyketide synthase dehydratase domain-containing protein translates to MTRNGPSLGNVVACDGSWRFERGVDLRSDPYLLDHVVESKPVFPAAYLVGLMTQAAHRVLPDHQVLGVQDVSFVQAAHFKDTRALEFAVAAECSDPHHVSVGISSSMAPPREGFPRIHRTHARGNVRMGERVAQSARFPCLDFTGAADYAELYRLPREIQHGPSFLAGRRYRQPAPRQLLATVVPPGGSASGWRLDADEPGWPASLLNAILHVGFSLGVLARERTVLPLELASAELHSIPSGEVQVFARMTEAREGRLTFHVVSWDLDGRLVALFHGFTVREVP
- a CDS encoding polyketide synthase, yielding MGSLRQEPIAIIGTGCVLPDAPDVPTYWRNLQSGHVAVRHLSGARWDWSQYGGDDPGAVDRTYSFLGAPVEGLRFDWKKFKVPPIETRLLHSMEMMVLEAAFQAMTSAGYTPERAFARDRVAVIAGSSGMGRKSNVGFNTKWRLPELLSAARAAPAWSQLTPAQAEQVTRELESELVQQHIDRSEDWAFWGFTSPVLGRVCSLFDLHGPHFCVDAHAASGLAALESAVQGLMSGEWDMALVGAASPALSPMDSVLHGKLRRLSTRGVFPLDARADGTALGEGAVMLLLKPLEAARRDGDPIQAVLRGVAGVNRGAGPALTGTDPRAHHHAAREALRRADVPVSSVSFLETGATGVPAWDGHLITGLGGAYREARQVSLGAVAESVGDLQTASGLAALLKVVLMLRERSLVPQRSFQTWHPDLVLKDTPFDISARKDWPSRGPRCAAVHSAGFGGAAAHAVLEEYLPEVPRPSVVKRAPRASEVDPIAIVGFACKYPGASTPEALWENSLQGRGAVTDIPESRWPVSLYHDPTRARGSGRDAFFRVYTPKAGQVPDAPVLPPEFGLPPSAVSEMDRSQRWTLEVAKAAMDDAGYGERRVLPSERTAVIVATSPGNDRETQVETRLAFPELASLYRQVLGRVGLSGDAAERLIAEARQSFQAGTPAASAHTLPGILNSAPATRVARALDARGPAFTVESACASTLAALSLAVQGLRDGRWDVAVVGGVWSSITAPFCVSMCFVETISSKGVTRPFTTDADGFVHGEGCGVFVLKRRSDAKKDGDRIHAVIRGVGGSTDGRGKSIFASQARGQELAMRRALQDGGVEPTDIQYVEAHGSGMLEGDLPEAEALLGVYGRPEQPVALGALKPLIGHSYIASAGAGVIRTVFALQRGIFPSSFTEAPLNPRLVACEGPLVFPREARPWRAEDGPRRAAVNAYGFGGTNYHLILEEHRESP
- a CDS encoding 4'-phosphopantetheinyl transferase family protein, giving the protein MNPPDFSVEVVKVGLPGGQRVTVAVVPLSSVRRAWPIQPDGPISRVLTPAEIAASGMHVVLERRLAHLAGRVAAKLALLSHLRGQGYFLEARELGLTQMMAGPQEGRPVAQLPAGVPSCDVSISHSHGLALAVVASSGRVGVDLERVAPRSAAFQEEAFTDVERAWLEQQARVEGRTLDEVSSLGWCLKEALVKCSGHGLRAALQQVTFDGWTVTRDRQVHLAPLTDGPDAFVRLVQLKVPGAQEAGVTGLLVVGQGYALAVLHDAREAHPWRVESRPSVLREASR
- a CDS encoding beta-ketoacyl synthase N-terminal-like domain-containing protein; its protein translation is MTTETQSATRTSTPIAIIGASCLVAGAETPEQLWRYITEGTPRFAQVPSSRFRWESFYSKDSSDTEKGEVWRASFFNELELPWREYKVGPKMLDELHRCELYTVEAIRRALADARLLERPFPRERTAVIMGGSEMGYDPRVIHPFLWHRPKLTAAVEAAVEGSGLPEEARRRILEAAERAFHEVCHREFTRGNVSGMSLSLGRACSLFDLKGPHFVVNSACSSVLSALECAVNGLTLGDYDVALVGGTSPYLTPAPFVTFERMRLLTRDAQPRPFDADADGTLLGEGTGFFVLRRLEDALKQGDSILGVIRGISGANDGRRGALISPPLDAQVRAAQRAYELAGYSPETVQYLECHANGVEFLEASEITAMQKVFASHAPRSLTIGSTKNMVGYLLSASTMPGLVRTLMALKHQTLPAQGHVRQPREELRAQGSPFQLLAEPAQWKAPADGTPRRAGVNSLAMGGQAYHLTLEEFVPEYHARLVATLGPAPKREPVAVVSYGVLAPGAMDSDTFYENVLAKKNHIVRVPKDRFDIDRYLGPEGEMGKIYCPLGGFIEGFQFDEKSFLIPPTLAAQLDRSHLFALTAAAEALRKTTAPQKAPLRTSVFMADMPGRLRERQVELRISYVEMDTLFRRVLQEHGLAPETADQVARAAEGNFKARMAPMTPYTHAGYAGSSEATLIAHVYGFKGATGIFESTCASSLAAIESGVENLQLGLSDVVLAGGAFSDLEPDLYAINCTFRGVSGSGSRPFDADASGFIPGEGAGVVVLKRLKDAERDGDTILGVIKGVGSSSDGKGKSLLAPNPVGQELAVRRAMERADVAPTSIQYIECHGTATPVGDFTEISTYSQVMRGLAPRSVGIGSVKSMIGHLHSAAGVINLIKVLKSLEHRVLPPQINFERPNPDLAWDTLPFEVITEAKPWAAPAGGGPRRAGLSAFGMGGTNYHVVVEEYVRRGDDAALTPASFPMVGAVVERTEDTLTAVRELSLETDRYLREHRVNDVAVLPGTFGVELMAEVAQLLRPGLEVTGLEGVRFHQAAKVWEGRTTRLVITARAGKADAAGRVSIALQVEMELRPRADLPPVRRKLHTGAVILEARRGVHEQEAMRVDSATAALCSTEGRQDFRSLYNRGEGVHLGPRMQGCRHLRVLSPTQQAGWVMQEQLEDLFSFTSSPRFLVGPMALDAITHAAGMTAYYSLESLVLPEGVDRMRLHAPLPVGEEIAVHSTYLGAQDGIARVRAVAFHPRTRQVFVELDGLRLSVLGHLGPVLKHIIDGRLNGMQGRA
- a CDS encoding beta-ketoacyl synthase N-terminal-like domain-containing protein encodes the protein MSPVRFRPVAIVGMGCVFPKSNSVEAFWSRVTQGGSALGVLNEREFRPDWYYDAAPATPDRTQCRHGALVDELVLDSWKYLIPPKVLRDMHRVQIAFIDATSQALEDARGAMVGVPPERVGLVLGSSGGGLRPGCRVHTRLVDMLRSLSLSETLASRHPGVAAELAEVLTSQLQAELTGTSETEATASFSSIWAGRVAKLFDLRGAHFTVDAGNASSLAAIQSASQQLNSSDCDVVLAAGCSQLLTPHDLVAFSKHGVLGTSSVLAPFDSRSSGTLLGEGVGVFVLRRLEDAVASGAKVYAVIRGIGAASEGASPSLLSPRTTGQLRALREAYAHAGYGPRDVQYVECHGSGIPEEDATELASLRALWSEEAASSRVMLGAVKELTGHLQAASGAAALLKASLSLFHKSLPPRHSAEVQDLRTAPFHSSTELTPWPAVAAGARRASVSAFGMGGLSYHLTLEEFSKAEHTRLAATLPPPRPPEPIAIVGLGGIFPGARDVEQLWDNLLEKRSAIGAIPPERAETSRYLDPTRKSKARPYTNLAGYVVDGSWPQDRIRVPAEVAAQTDRGQSWTMRSALQALDDAGHAPGSVDPRRVGIVMGYMPPLEREFLTQARVYYAEFDGRLAAQLRKRGVGEGEARRIRDEVEAEYKRELPPIDARTLPGYLGSLAVARVAHHLDFQGPAMMVESACASSLAAVDIAANFLHTRECDLVLAGGMYATLGVDAMTQWCSFGGLSQNGSFPFDARADGYVTSEGAAMLALKRLSDAEAAGDRIYAVIRAVAGATDPKSASIWAPSSEGQAQAVRGAVAKAGVSPEDIQYLEGHGTGTPVGDPVEVETYRAVFGRRREGRQVLLGSIKSNLGHLNSGAGAASLLKVALALHHGKVPPNATFATPNPAIPWQELPFRVPTVPERWEPQEHGVRRAGVTSLGLGGTSFHAVVEEHVPAASVLSLHGTARGEVLSKVEHLLRERRRAPRSPEDGRAPCRFAVALPSGVAAQRALARARDALAGASESVLREQGLFFYDARDSRRLHEQKVAWVFPSRGVSSADDLQPLAARYPEVRDTLQEASSAFEEVTDPRDGLERDVAEVVSGVAYFRLMRARGLRVDILLGEGTGEYSALVASGMLTLKDAVHALSLRSRGEPRMGPVPPIPSASALRILREGLVRLAWGAPEVAVLSAVHGRYYETSLQEGFLARHLALLDAQPTRFQQHVRRLYEDGVRVFLEAGSGEALAACLESMPGISEQVVHARHPAGASEVERFQRLWAFSDVHRLLPSAERA